The sequence CAACCACCTCCATACAACAATTCTGGCAAAGCCTCGTGAGTGACTCAGTCACTAACCACCGGTGCActgatctttcctctgtgtcCTTCCAGCTCGTCCTGAGGACGACCTGTTTTTAAGATGCTCACCGCAACATAAAGATgaagatgataatgatgatggtgatgtccAGGTAAGATCCCCCTTTTTTGTCTTCTACAGCAATGTTGCTTTCCTGATTCTTTACTTCTCaattaattttgatttgaaaACCTGGCAATGTACATTATGTACACTGTACACTATTGTCTTTGTGGGGCTGGAATTCAGTAAGCATACATGATCCACTTTGCTGCTTCTAAATGACAGCATCCAGTATCAACTGGAATACTAAGGCATTTTCCACAATACCAGTTTTCCTCCTTGGATTAAGCATTGTGCATtggcatataaaattaaatttaaaggtaaATTCTGTGAATAGAGGTCTTGTTTTTCTATAGCTATCTTCTGTGCTAGTCTTTGGGGATTTTGAACTATGGCTCAATCACTGTACTGCCTTCTGGTTTTTTATCATTGTCCAGAGAATAACAGATCTGTGTGAAGCGCACAGCAGAATCTgattctcatgttttcttttatataattgcAGATAACAGCTTGGCTTAAAGAAAGAGGTATGTACCATGAAATAACTCACTTATAGAGGGAAAAACTTGCTAGCTTCAGTGTATAGAAACCTGATTCTGGGTTCCTGCTGGGAAAGAGGCTTGGGGTTCTCATGAAAGTGATTTTGCTGGTATAGAACTCTGGCCCGAGGAGCTGTAGGGAGGTTTGTCAACCCAGAAGAAAGATGAGGGGATCATGTATGAAGCAGCGGGGGGTGGGAGAATAGCCCATCAATCAGCTTCAGCTAAAGTAGGAGGAGTGGGCGAGTCACTCTCTCTAATGACTTATCctggtgtttttctttctaaagactTGACACTGGAGAGTATAAGTGATGAGGAGACTCATCCAGGTAGGGAACTACATGCCAGGAAAAACCCAATGGGAAAAGGTTCCCAGGAGCCTCCAGGTTATCCCTGCTGATTGTGAGGAGGGGCTGAAGGAGGGGGtatgaaatcagaaagaaaatggaaatatgtgtGAGGTCTGGCTTGTTGTTTCCAGAGTTTCTTGGCATCATGGTAAGAACTGTCTCTATAGGCTGTGGGGGTGCCGCGTTCATGAGAGATTCTCTTTGCAGTCCACCTGCTCTTTTCTGCCTGTGTAACATCAGATCCTTTGGTTTGGATTAGTCAGCACTCCTAGGGATTGTGCACAAGGGGTGCAGGCTTAAGCACTGGGTGTCATCTGTGATGAAGGGAATCTGGGGGACACAGCTCTCTCACAGGCATTTCCTGGAACCTAGAGACACAGTTCTTCTGCTGTGTGCCAAGGAGAAATCGAGAATCACCCTCTGAGCTTTCAGGACTTGTTAGTGCACATTCATGTTTCTGTCCTTGCTGTGTGCTCCTGGTTTGAAGGGATCTCCCGGGGTGGATGGGGGACTGAATATTCACTCTGGGCTCACTggtaaaactccagtctcctttGAATGGAGAAAAGTTTGACCTTGAGCACATttccaacctccacttcccaatcCAGTCACAGATTCTGAGATAAGGCTTCTTTCTCCCCAGTTCTCTAATTTTTGGGTAAGCCAAGAGTTCCTTCCCACAAAAGATAGTATCAcattatttcctgttttcaaaGATTTGGCTTTGGTTTTGTTCTCTGAGTTGATATTCATCACTTAAGTTCtagactttttctctttctttctttctttctttttttttttttagctggagtctcgttctgtcccccaggctggagtgcagtggcttgcttactgcaagctctgcctcccgggttcacgccattctccttccttagcctcccaagtagctgggactacaggtatccaccaccatgcttcgctaattttttgtatttttggtagagaaagagtttcaccatgttggccagcctggtcacgaacccctgacctcaggcaatctgcccgcgtcagcctcccaaagtgctcagattataggcatgagccactgtgcctggccagagttatttttaatataattgtgTCTATCTCAAGTAATTGTGCTTTGAGTATTTTTGGCAATGGCTTTGGAACAACACCAGCACTCACTTCGGTGGAGTAGACTGTTAGAAGGAGGCATATCTTTCATTGTCATAAATAATGCCaaattttttccaaaatgatgaCACCAATTCATGCTCCTCTAACATCATATGTGAATAGCCGTTTCTCCAAATCCTCGTGGACTCTTAGTTTTATCTCTTTCTAAAGATTCCATCACTGTGGTTAGTCTTTCATTTGTATAACATATTACTTAAAATCTTTACCAAAAAGAAATGTTGTTTGACTCTAATGATGCAgcgcagtaggtttgtttacaccgcCTCACCACAGACACGTAAGTAACGCACTGCGCCGACATTCCAACAGTTACGACTTTACTAGGCAAAGGGAAATTTTCAGCTttgttataatcttatgggaccactgtcatacatgtggtctgtcattgaccaaaatgtcattctGCCACATATGACTGTAGTTAATAAGCAGGTGCTTAAGTTATAAGAATGAACATAATAACAGATATAAATTGAGTATCAGATACTATATGGGCACTTCTCTATGTTGCCTCCTTGAAGTGTCACAATCACTTTGAGACAGAATTAGTTTTGTTATAgtcattatacagatgaggaatgTGAGTCTCAGTTAAGTAAATTACCCAGGAGACACACCAAGAGCTGGATCTCTTTAACACCAAAGGCTAATCTAGAAACTAACACACTACACCGCCTGTAGTGGCAAAGTAAACTTACCGTAAAATGAAATGTGCTTCCACAGCTGGGTGTGTGAGCTTAGTGAGGCTGGTGTTCCCCATTGCCCCATGGCTCAGAAATTGGTCTTGCTGAAACTCGGATGGAGAAGCTCTTGGCTCAGGGAGTGAAAAGTTACTGACAGGTTGTATGAGTGCAATTGAAGGATTATGCTTCCATAGAGCATGTGGTTGTTCTGATGGAATGAGAACAGAGAGAATCAAAGAGAATCacccagagcaagactccatctcaaaaaaaaaaaaaaaaaaaagtccatcgAATAGTTAAAAATTAGATACAGTTAACCAAACTGGGTCTTACTGTGTAAAAAAATGTGCTTTTCGACAGtgatagaaaggaagaaaaagtagtTGATGTGTTCTGTGTGGGACTGTGGAATAAACTGcttttaaatctaattttgtATGAAGTTCTTTAGGCAATAAGTAAAAATGGAAGGGAAACCTGATGGCAGAGAGCAGCCAGGACCAGAGTTGTCTGTGGATGCAGAGTCTGTGGTGGAGCCTGGAATGCACCAAAGACCACGAGTGCCTGCGGGCAGTCAGTTCAGTGACAGCACCACTCATTTTCTGATCGACAGGCACCCCAGTAGCACATGGAGAGAACAGAGAGGCCTAAGATGAGTCTGGGCCATGGAAGGTCTCCAGTGAGGGGATCGTGGAAGATGTGAAAAGCATCCTGGAGGGGAAGGTAGCCCTGCAGCTTAGCGGTCCAGTTTCCCTCACTGATCTGACTTGGTATAGCATAGAGGTGCTCACAGAGCAGCCTCCAGTATCCTCCCACTTCCCTAAAGGCTTAAACTCACCAAGGTGTGTATCAGTTTCTAAAAGAGCACAATAGCACGTTACTGAACAACTAAAATTGCAGAGAAGTGGCCTTGTTTCCTGGAAGTGTTTCAGGGAGGGGAGGTGGTGAGGCTCCACTGGGGAAATGCTCATGGCCAAAGAAAGATGAGGCCTGAGGACCGGCAGTTGGGCTCAGCCACATGGAGACCACGTGGTGCCCTTCAAGAGCAATCTGGTAGTGTggtgctggggaggggagagggccagggccacagaccTGTGCAGAGATTCAGAACCAGAGGGCTCCTCAGAACGGACACAGGAGATGGTCTGTAAGGACCTGTCCCACTCCAATGAGGGCAtgaggggcagagagggaggaaagCAGCCCCACATAGGAGGATGCCTAGGGTGGGGAAGCAGGTCTCGAAAGAGCTAGGTTTCAGTCCAAGCAAGAAAGGGAAGAATGTTCCAGGGAGATGCTGAGGCCCTGGGGCCTCCAGAGGGCTTGGAAAAAAGGTTTCAGCAGATGGGGTCAGAAAAGGAGTATTCAAGGCCATGAAGGGGAGGTGACCTGAGCTTCTTGCAGCCCCTGATGCAAACAGGGATAAAGGACATAATGAGATTAGTCCTGAGTCTGAGGCAGAGAGCGGTGAGGAGGCTGTGAGTTTGGAATGGGAAGGAAGGGCCTGGCTGGGAGAAGGCAGAGTTCTGGGACCTCTACAGTCCTTCCAGGGAAGATCAGAGCCCAGAGAGGCCCAGGGCTTCCTCTTAACACTTGCCCAAACCGGTGTACCCCTGGTCAGGGGGTGCTGTGTAGACTGCTGTGGAGTGAGGGAGCAGCTTCTCCTGGGCATAGGACCCCGGGCACCTGCAGGATGCAGGGTTCCAGGCTCTCTCAGATGCCTGCTGATGCGTCTCCTCTGAGGGTTTGTAAACTGGCTTCTTGGGTACCCACAATGTACAAGGCACTTATTTTCAGTATGATGCACCTGGCACTGCCAAAATCATACTCATTTAGGATAGACACAATTACTAgctaggaaaactgaggcactgagcaGTTAATCAACTTGCCCCAGGCTCCATAGATAAACAGTCAGTATAGAGCTGGGGTCTCAACACAGCTGGCTCCCTCCATAGTGTGGGCTTATAGCCACTGGCTGTCCCACTACCCTTGTCCAGGCACGGCTCTCTGGGGTGGCAGTGTGTGCCTTTGGGCTACAGTTGAATGACCAGTTGCCTCTTCCAGGCTGGCTCCCATACCTCTCCTGGCAACAGCTTCTTAAATCCCAGAAACTGAAAACAGTGTGGTAAATGGGCCTTGGAGAATGGAGGCAAGGGTGTGGTGCTCAGCACTTCTAGGTCACAACATAGTCTGTGTTCCTGGCCCTCCCCTTGTAACAGAGGCACCTCCATCCCTGGCTGATGAGTTCCTGCATCTCTAATTTCTCCTCAGCCTGGACTGCAGAGGTAGGAGCCCAGGAGATGCTGGGGTGGTGGCTGCTTAGTGGGATGATGTCATAGTGCACAAAGCTGGGAGCCTGCTCTCACTGAAAAGGGATTGTCTCTTCTTCATCCAGGGTGAAGCCCTCCCAGGAGCTGACCAGGGAGCTGACCTAAAGGGCAGGCCAGCACGTGCTACAGGGACATCTGAGGGAGGCTCAAGCTCTGCAGTCAGGTGTTTTCCATGGATTCCTAGGCTCCCCTCCTGGACAGCACCAGGAATGTGCCTTCCAGGTGGGGCttcaggccagcctgggggcGTGGTTGGGTGACTTTGGAGAATGCAGCTCTTTGCTGGGAAGATCTTAAGGAGGAAACCAGAACCTCTCCCTGTCCTGAGCTCTCATCCTTGGGGGAGCCTTTTAGGACAGAGTCATTCTCAGTCATAAGAACCTGCATCGGGTTTCACCTTTTGCCTTCCTTCCTGCCACCCAGGGTAGGGAAAGGGCAGACCTGGCTGAGCAgaaccacacccagccacacccCAT comes from Macaca fascicularis isolate 582-1 chromosome 10, T2T-MFA8v1.1 and encodes:
- the LOC102124690 gene encoding uncharacterized protein isoform X6; translation: MTSKHYSPPEDSLSLKSLPPSEEDNDDAQILPSRVQGSSEDNLSLVSLPRSEDDDLDDLDDDDDAQILPLPDQARPEDDLFLRCSPQHKDEDDNDDGDVQITAWLKERDLTLESISDEETHPGRELHARKNPMGKGSQEPPGYPC
- the LOC102124690 gene encoding uncharacterized protein isoform X4, which translates into the protein MTSKHYSPPEDSLSLKSLPPSEEDNDDAQILPSRVQGSSEDNLSLVSLPRSEDDDLDDLDDDDDAQILPLPDQARPEDDLFLRCSPQHKDEDDNDDGDVQITAWLKERDLTLESISDEETHPAGVSFCPPGWSAVACLLQALPPGFTPFSFLSLPSSWDYRYPPPCFANFLYFW
- the LOC102124690 gene encoding uncharacterized protein isoform X5, with the translated sequence MPTGPPEDSLSLKSLPPSEEDNDDAQILPSRVQGSSEDNLSLVSLPRSEDDDLDDLDDDDDAQILPLPDQARPEDDLFLRCSPQHKDEDDNDDGDVQITAWLKERDLTLESISDEETHPAGVSFCPPGWSAVACLLQALPPGFTPFSFLSLPSSWDYRYPPPCFANFLYFW